In Paludibaculum fermentans, the genomic stretch CGGCTGGCATCCGCAATTGGGCGCACGTCGATGTCCTCTGTGCGGAAGTGCTGTCCCCGGCACTGGCCTCCGGCCGCCTGGGCCTGCAGGACTTCGACACGTGGCGGGCCTCCACGGCGCGCTTTCAGCGCAGGGCCGTGCCCGTGGCCATGCTCTCTCTTCTGAAAACCCCGGCCCCCACAGCCGAGTTGCTGATGTTCATCCGCCCGCTCATGCTCGACCCGGAGCGGGTCGTGCAGCAGGGGCTCGGCTGGTTCCTGCGCGAGACCTGGAAGCGCGAGCCGATGCCCGTCGAAGCGCTGCTACTCGAGTTCAAGCAACAGGCCCCGCGCGTCATCTACCAGTACGCGACGGAAAAGATGACGCCTGCCCGCAAAGCCGCCTTCCGCCGCGGTTAGCCTTGCCAGGTCCGCTTATAGTGGGGAGCACGGTCTTCCAGCGCAGCCGCGATCCGCAACAGGCTCTGTTCGCCCCAGGCTCGGCCCACCAGTTGGCAGCCCACCGGCAACCCGGCGTTGGAGAACCCGGCCGGCAGCGCCACCACCGGCAGGCCTAGCGCGTTGAAGCCGCGCACCAGCTTCGTGCTGGCGAGCCGCGTGTCTTCCATGGCGCCGGCGATCTCGATCTCGGTCTGGCCAATCTTGGGGGCGAAGATCGCGGTGCTCGGCACCAGCAGGCAATCTACGCTCTTGAGGATGTTCTGATAGACCCCGAGCATGCGCTTGCGCAGCCGCTGGGCCTGCAGGTAGTCGGTGGCCGGCAGCACGCGGCCCATGTCGATCAGGGTCCGCACGTCCTCGCCGTAGGAGGCCCTTTGCTTGCGAATGTAAGGCTCGTGGACCGACGCAGCTTCCGCCAGCAGCGTCACCTGCGCCACCGTATTCAACTGGCGTCCATCCGGCACCCGTACATCCACCAGTTCCGCGCCCAGATCCTGCGCTGTATACGCCATGAAATGCACGGCGTTGTCCACCTGCGGGTCGAGCTTCTCGTAGAAGAAGTTCAGCGGCATGCCGATCTTGACACCCTTCAGCGAGATCTCGCCCACCGGCGGCAGATAGTCCGGCACCGGCCGGTCGACCGTCGTGCTGTCGCGCTTGTCATAGCCCGCCATCGCCTGCAACGCCACCGCCACGTCGCGCACAGTCCGGCCCAGCGGACCCATGTGGTCCAGCGTGAAGCCCAGGGGCAGCGCTCCAAATTTCGAAACCCGTCCGAACGTCGCTTTGATGCCCGCGATGCCGCAATAGGACGCCGGGACACGAATCGACCCGCCCGTATCGCTGCCAGTCGCCAGCAATGCCATACCTGTCGCCACTGCCACCGCCGAGCCGCCCGACGATCCGCCGGGAATGCACTCCGGATTCCAGGGGTTCCGGATCGCGCCGAAGTGAGGATTCGTCGAGGTGATGCCGTAGGCGTGTTCGTGCAGGCCGGTCTTGCCCAGCATGACGGCTCCGGCTTCGCGCCAACGCTCCACTACGGCGGCATCGAAGTTCGGGATGTAGCTGGAGAACACCTTTGAGCCGGAGGTGGTCCGCACGCCGTTCGTGCAAAGCAGATCCTTGTGCGCGATCGGAATCCCGTGCAGCGGACCGCGGTCCATTCCCTGGGCGAGTTCTTCGTCCGCCTTGCGCGCCTCGGCCAGCGCCGTATTCGCCGTTACCGTGATGAAGGCGTTCAGCGTGGGATTCAGCTTCTCGATCTGCGCCAGGCACTGTACCGTCAGTTCGACGGAGCTGATCTTGCGCGCCCGTAGCGCCGCCGCCGCTTCCAGGGCCGTCATTCCGCGTCTCCCTCAGCCACTTCCAGAACCTGGAAAACCTGCGCCGGATCTTCCGTCCAATCGATCATTCCGCGCAGGCCGAGCATCGTCTTTCCCAGCTCTTCCAGGCGCGCCACGGACTGCTCCGATAGCTCCAGTTTTTGCGCCGCCGCCAGCGCTTTCCAGTCGGGACCCAGACTGATAGACATGGTCTAATGATTGCATGTTGAACCAGGGGATGACGACTGAGCCTGCGGTTCGCCCGCTCACTGTGTTGAGCGAGGACGACCAGCTTTTCCGCGACACCATACGCCAATTCGCCCGCAAGGAACTCG encodes the following:
- a CDS encoding DNA alkylation repair protein, with product MSAKNSKSGEVATLAAEIRAYCAANANPALATKYARYFKEGYDAWGLLDKNHPYWNEKEAAWREAHAGLGLKGFLLLGEELFTNGKYEEGALAIRFLKSFTAQLDARAMPGIARWFAAGIRNWAHVDVLCAEVLSPALASGRLGLQDFDTWRASTARFQRRAVPVAMLSLLKTPAPTAELLMFIRPLMLDPERVVQQGLGWFLRETWKREPMPVEALLLEFKQQAPRVIYQYATEKMTPARKAAFRRG
- a CDS encoding amidase, with product MTALEAAAALRARKISSVELTVQCLAQIEKLNPTLNAFITVTANTALAEARKADEELAQGMDRGPLHGIPIAHKDLLCTNGVRTTSGSKVFSSYIPNFDAAVVERWREAGAVMLGKTGLHEHAYGITSTNPHFGAIRNPWNPECIPGGSSGGSAVAVATGMALLATGSDTGGSIRVPASYCGIAGIKATFGRVSKFGALPLGFTLDHMGPLGRTVRDVAVALQAMAGYDKRDSTTVDRPVPDYLPPVGEISLKGVKIGMPLNFFYEKLDPQVDNAVHFMAYTAQDLGAELVDVRVPDGRQLNTVAQVTLLAEAASVHEPYIRKQRASYGEDVRTLIDMGRVLPATDYLQAQRLRKRMLGVYQNILKSVDCLLVPSTAIFAPKIGQTEIEIAGAMEDTRLASTKLVRGFNALGLPVVALPAGFSNAGLPVGCQLVGRAWGEQSLLRIAAALEDRAPHYKRTWQG